The Xenopus tropicalis strain Nigerian chromosome 7, UCB_Xtro_10.0, whole genome shotgun sequence genome includes a region encoding these proteins:
- the kcnk18 gene encoding potassium channel subfamily K member 18, with protein MKTEGDERRRADLLSEMETFTTTQGPPPQRGKCSWKCLQAFWISFPHVCLVCSLVLYSILGALMFWFIEGSREKEISQFEEFLEKLWMIVQNSSIDNATISDNGSAPEIFKELAREAIITDLQVEWLQKPEEQWSFKSSLFFCCTVFTTVGYGHICPVTMYGKLACMVYATLGIPLMLLLLADLGDILARLLSRTYKRAVLACNKLCHKPKPIKLSSLHKEHSGKSSLLKTMDSRVSMKEPLNITEVIKTQASVKRKYLQMRNIDIFELIIVKENQKVLPLKSSLQQKSFSCPDLDLWPPSDSAMQNFDKIGEELDHLDVPIVLIVLVMVAYIMCGACILPLWEDDWTTIDAFYFCFVTLTTIGFGDIIPKHPNYFLLLSAYTVVGMVIVCMAFKLGQNRLVSFYKQCILCISGGNIKKYSKTEDVSGQ; from the exons ATGAAGACAGAAGGTGATGAGCGGAGGAGGGCAGACCTTCTCTCAGAGATGGAGACCTTTACCACGACCCAGGGACCCCCACCCCAGCGGGGCAAATGCTCCTGGAAATGCCTGCAGGCCTTCTGGATCTCCTTCCCCCACGTGTGCCTGGTTTGCTCCCTGGTCCTGTACAGCATCCTGGGGGCCCTTATGTTCTGGTTCATCGAGGGATCAAGGGAAAAGGAGATTTCACAGTTTGAGGAGTTTCTAGAGAAGCTCTGGATGATCGTCCAAAACAGCTCCATCGATAACG CGACTATATCAGACAATGGGTCGGCCCCTGAGATATTTAAAGAACTGGCAAGGGAAGCCATCATCACAGATCTCCAAGTGGAATGGCTGCAGAAACCCGAGGAGCAGTGGAGCTTCAAGAGCTCTTTGTTCTTCTGCTGCACGGTATTCACCACAGTAG GGtacggccatatttgtccagtcACCATGTATGGGAAGCTGGCCTGCATGGTGTATGCTACATTAGGTATCCCCCTTATGCTCTTACTTCTGGCTGATCTGGGGGATATCCTGGCCAGGCTCTTATCAAGGACCTACAAGCGTGCTGTCTTGGCCTGCAACAAGTTGTGCCACAAGCCGAAGCCAATCAAGTTGTCCTCTCTTCACAAAGAGCATTCTGGGAAATCGAGTTTGCTAAAAACCATGGACAGCAGAGTGTCAATGAAGGAACCATTAAATATTACCGAGGTGATAAAGACCCAAGCCTCTGTGAAGAGAAAATACCTACAGATGCGCAACATAGACATTTTTGAGCTGATCATCGTGAAGGAGAATCAGAAGGTTCTACCACTAAAAAGTAGCCTTCAACAAAAATCTTTCTCTTGCCCTGATCTGGATTTATGGCCCCCCAGTGACTCCGCCATGCAGAACTTTGACAAGATCGGAGAAGAACTTGACCACCTGGATGTCCCAATCGTATTAATTGTTTTGGTGATGGTGGCTTATATCATGTGCGGGGCCTGTATCCTTCCCTTGTGGGAAGACGATTGGACAACCATAGACGCCTTTTACTTCTGTTTTGTGACTCTCACCACCATCGGCTTCGGAGATATTATACCCAAACACCCGAATTATTTCTTGCTGCTTTCCGCCTACACTGTGGTGGGCATGGTGATTGTGTGCATGGCCTTCAAACTGGGACAGAACCGACTGGTGAGTTTCTACAAGCAGTGCATCTTGTGCATCAGCGGGGGGAACATTAAAAAGTACTCTAAGACAGAGGACGTCTCTGGACAATGA